CATGAGCTTGGTGTACTTCCACGTGAAGAAGTGATTGAGGCAGACCGTTCCCATTTAGTCGGTTCTTTTGTGGGTCAGACAGAGGAAAACGTCCGGTCAGTCGTCGAACGCTCAGTTGGAGGCGTTTTGTTTATTGATGAGGCGTATAGCTTAAAACGGGAAGGTCAGTCCGGAAATGATTATGGCCAAACCGCTATTGACACTCTTGTCTCTTTGATGACAGGGAAAGAATTTGGCGGTAAATTTGCGGTGATATTGGCTGGATATCCTGAGGAAATGCGTATATTTTTACAGGCCAACCCCGGCTTACGAAGCCGTTTTCCACAGTCGAATATGATCCATTTGGAAAATTATTCGATGGAGGAATTAATTCAAATTGCGGAGAAGGCAGCGCAAGATAACGATTATTTCCTTACAGATGATGCAAAAATTGAAATTGCTCATCGCTTAGAGCGTGAGCAAGTTGATGACACCTTTGGTAATGCCAGAACCGTGTCTAATATCATTTTAGAGGCTATTTTTAGAAAGGGCTCTACTGTACAAGGGACTGACCCAAAAGCAATCATTCATTATATGCTTTTAAATAAAGAAGATTTTCAAATACAGCATGTGGATCGTGATGAATCACCAAATGACCTCCTGGAAAATTTAATTGGGATGGAAGCATTAAAAGCAGAAATGCAAAAACTGATTTCCTTTGTAAAAATACAGCAATTTAGAAGGAATAAAGGTTTGCCGCCAGTCCCCATACAACTTCATTCTGTTTTTACCGGTAATCCTGGGACAGGTAAAACAACAGTCGCAAAAATCTATGCGAAGCTTCTTAAGGAGTGCGGTATTTTAAAAAGAGGCCACTTAATTGTTACAAGCAGAGCAGACTTTGTAGCAGGATATGTGGGGCAATCGGCTATTAAAACAAAGAAAAAAATCAGGGAGGCCCTTGGCGGAGTTTTATTCATTGATGAAGCATATTCTCTTCTAAGCCAGAGTGCAGGTGATTTTGGAAAAGAAGTCATCGATACTCTAGTTGATGAGATGACAAGGCATAATGAAAACTTGGTAGTGGTGCTTGCGGGCTATCCTGACCAAATGGACGAACTCCTAGAAAGTAACCCTGGATTGCGTTCAAGATTTAAAAAGTTCTTTTTCTTTCCTGATTATCCATCCGAGGAATTGCTCGAAATTATGAATTCCTATGCTGAAAGCTATCAATACAAGCTCACAGAAGAGGCAAATGAATTGCTAAAGAGGCTATTGAACTCTGAGAGTTTTAGCGGCAATGGTCGTTTTGCTACAAATACGGTGGATGAATTGATACAAGTACAAGCAGCAAGGCTTATGACTCTTTCCGACAATGACGCTTTAGATGAAAAAGCTATCTACCTCGATACAGATGACGTATATGCTGTTTTTAATAAACAATTGAAATTAGATTGAAAGGATTAGCTGAAAATGGACAATCATTTTGTTTCTACAAGAGAAATTCATTTATATTACGCAGATACTGACATGATGGGCGTGATCTATCATGCCAATTATTTAAAATTCTTTGAATTAGGCAGAACCGGTTTGATTGAGGATTTAGGATTTAGTTATGTTGGAATGGAAGATTCTGGATATTTTGCACCAGTTTATGATATTCAGGTTACCTATAGAAAACCTCTCCGTTATGGAGACAAGGCCTATGTCCATACATGGGTAGACCACAATGATGGAATCAAAACAATTTATGGATATCAAATATTAAACGGAAATGATGAATTATGTGCAGAAGGCTCTTCCACACATATTATCGTGAAAAAAGATAATTTTAGGCCGGCATCATTTAAAAAGGCATTCCCGGAATGGTATTTAAAATATGAAGAAATAAAGAAAAAATAGAAGCTCAATTTGAATTGGAATGAAGGTGTTAAGGTGGCTTTCGGGATAAGGAAACAAGATTTAGTCGAGTGGAAAATGAAAATTGATCGCGGTGAGATCGCCTTTTTAACTCATTATTGGCTTGATGATCGATTTCCAGAGAGTAAATCAGTTACAAAGGTTGGCTGTAGCAACCTAGAAAAACTGGCAGCCTGGGGGCAAAAATACGGATTACGTAAGGAATGGATCCATCACCGGGCAGACGGATATTCTCACTTTGATTTACTTGGTAAAAAACAAATCGAGATCCTGAAAGAAGAAGGGCTGTTGCATCATATATGGTAAAAAAGGCGGAGTTTTTATGAAACTCCGCTTTTTATATAATTTTTCGTTAGTTCAAATCCAGTTCTTCAAAAAAATCAAGCAGTTCGTCGAAATTTCTTGTTACCTTTACTGGAGATTCTTCGGATTCGTTCTCGCAATAAAATTCGATGATAAACTCATTTATATCAGTACTTTTAGTTAATTCAGTTGAAAATATATATTCATGTCCGATCTTTTGCACGATAATCCCCTCCAACGATTGGTAATATTTATAAGTACATTGTACTCTAAATACTACGAAATAGCTGGCAGAATTATGAAAGTTTCATGAAAAAAAGGAACACGAGGTTCCTTTATAGCCATTTAATCTTTGGTTCTGTTTTATTCATGATTCTCTTAATATTTGCCCTGTGGCGATAGAAGACGAACGACGTCAACAGAATGATCGTAACGAGCAAAGGGATATTAAAATTCTGGATAAAACCCATAACGATGACATATAGGATGCCAACAACACCTGCTACCATAGATGATAGAGAAACATATTTTGATATGTACAGGCAAATAAAGAAGGCAATTATGACCGTAATAAATAATAGTGGTGCACAGAACAAGATTACTCCACCGGAAGTTGCAACAGCTTTTCCACCGCGAAATCCTGCAAAGATAGGGTAAATATGACCAATAACGGCTAATATTCCTGGTACCAATGGAATCAGATCTTGGTGAAAAATCATAGGTAATGCTGCTGCTAATGTTCCTTTTAAAATATCGGAAAGGGTTACGGCCAATCCCGCTTTTACACCAAGGGTTCGAAATGTATTGGTTCCACCTAAATTGCCGCTGCCATGCTGGCGTATATCGGTATTATAAAATGCCTTTCCAATAATTAAACCCGAAGGTATGGAACCAAGTAAATAAGCCAGAACCAAGATGATAATTATTTGAATCATTAACGTATTCTCCTTTTAATAGAAAGATCCAGTATCTATTTTACCATGGAAACACGAAAAAACACCATTATACTTTTTCTATCCTTTAAATTGAAGAACCAAACGGAGATAGGAGAAAAATCTCTTTCCAATTCCAATAAGATATTTTAGGATAGAAAAAGGGAGGAAGTTTAATGGTACAAATAGAATTATCAAAAAAACGGCGTTTATCAGCAAAAGGAATATTTTTTGGATTGATCGCTGCCTTTATTCTGGTTATTTCTGCGATCTTTTTTTTATTTTATCCGTTCGCATCAACTGAGAAAACTGTGTATTTTCATGGTTTGAATCCAATTATTTATAAAGGGGCTCAACAGGGAAATGCTTTAATCGAGAAGAATAAAGTTTACATTCCCTTGAGCTTTTTAAAAAAGGATTTAGACAATTCCGTTATAATGGACGAACAATCAAAATCCATTATTATTACTAGTAATGATAAGGTTGTGCAATTGCCTCTTAATTCTTTAAAGTACTATGTAAATGGGAAGCAGAAGAAAATACAGCAAGCACCGATAATTACAAAAGACGGAGATGTTTTTGCGGAATTAGATTTGCTGCTTTCGATTTACCCTGTTCAGTATAAAAGGCTACCAGAGAGCCATGCTGTATGGATCCAAAGAGCTGGAGAGGAATACACGAATGGGACAATAGCAGCTGACAGTGCTAAAGCGGATTGGCTTAGACTAAGAACAAGTGCTAGTGTTCGAACACCATATACTGCAGAGACAAGTAATCATGAACCTGTTTTTATTGAGAGAGAAAAGGATGGATATTATTTCGTCAGGAAAGCAAATGGAATCGGCGGTTATATTAAAAAAGATTATGTGAAAACGGAAGATAAAGTAAAAATCAATATTGCACAAACATCTGTAACATATTCACTGCCGAAAATAAATGGACCACTTAACTTGACTTGGGAAGCCGTATATACGAAAACTCCAGCATCATCCACCCTGCCGGTTATGCCAGGCATCAATGTTGTTTCACCCACATGGTTTTCACTGGCTAGTGAAAAAGGAGCAATCAAGAACAAGGCTTCATTGCAATATAGCAAATGGGCTCATCAAAAAGGCTATCAAGTATGGGGAGCGTTCTCCAATTCGTTTGACCCAGGACTCACTTTTCAAACATTGAAAAACTTTGAAAACCGTCAGAACATTATCAGGCAGTTGCTTCGTTGTAGTAAGCAATATCAAATACAAGGCATCAACTTTGATATCGAAAATGTGAATGAGGAAGATGGACAGCTTGTTACCCAGCTTGTAAAGGAGGCGGCTCCTTATTTCCATGCTGCAGGATTAATTGTATCGATGGACATTACGTTCCCTTCAGGAGATCATAATAAATGGTCGTCTTTTTATGAACGGTCAAAGCTTTCACAAATTGCTGATTATCTTATTGTCATGGCTTATGATGAACACACAAGTGCTGTTACAGGCGAAGGAAGTGTTGCAAGTCTTCCGTGGGTGGAAAGCAATTTGAAAAATTTACTCACCGAGGTACCTAAAGAAAAACTAGTACTTGGTGTTCCCTTGTTTTCAAGGCTTTGGAAGGAACAAACCAATCCCGATGGTTCCGTTCATATAACATCAAAAGCAGTTTCGATGGATACGGCAAAATCATGGCTTGCATCAAAAGGGATCGTGCCAACTTACGACAAGCAAAGCGGACAAAACTATGCACAATATTCTGCGCCAAACGAAGATACCACTTATAAAATATGGTTGGAAGATGAGATGTCTTTAACCAAACGTGTGCAATTAGCTGAAAAATATCATCTGGCAGGAGTGGCCAGCTGGTCAAGAAATTTTGGCGACCAAACAGCATGGACAGCATTAACCCCAGAAACAGATAAAAATATGGCAAAAAAATAATATTCGAATAAAGAAAACTCGCCGATTGGCGAGCCCGACAGGGCGAAGACAGAGGCGTAGTTGCCCTTATGCCTGATAGGAAAGTTTTCCTATCGGCCAAAAAAGGCTGGTGAAAGATCCAGCCTTTTTGAATTTTAAACGGCTTTTTCTTTACAAATATATGGAGAATTTTCAAACCATTTGTTACGTATATAGAAGAATAAACCGCGAACAAATATAATAGTTCTAGGAATAAAAATACTATATTTGGAAACCGGCCATAAAATTCACTGTATGAGTCGGTTTATCTTTTAATTGCCCAAATGGAATTAAAGGGAGCGAATGAAAATGAAACTAAGTGAGAATGAAAAATATTATCGTGATCTTGCCGAAAAATATGAAAATCTGAGCAGAATTTTAGAAAAGCAGCTGCAAGAGGAAATAATCAAGAATAAAGAAAAAGACCAGATCCTTATTCAGCACTCAAGGCTTGCGGCGATGGGAGAAATGGTGGCGAATATCAGTCATCAATGGCGTCAGCCTTTAAACAATTTGACACTGTTGCTTCAAGATGTAAGGGAGGCATTGGAATTTGGTGAAATTGATGACCATTATATCGATCAATTTACGAGAGAAGGAATGGTTATCATAAAAAATATGTCTCAGACCATCAATGATTTTCGCAGATTTTACAAACCGAATAAGGAAAAAAGTGCTTTTTCTGTAGGAGATTCGATTGTAGAGGCATTGTCCATCTTTTCAATTAGCTTAAAAAAACATGGGATTCAAGTAGAATTTAAATTTGGCGGCCAGCAAATCGCTTATGGCTATCCAAATGAATACGGGCTTGTGGTTCTCAATATCCTTTCAAATGCCAGGGATGCTTTTGTGGCCAATACGATCAATAATCGTAAACTAATAATTAAATTATCCGAATCGGAAAAATTCGTATCAGCAGAATTTATTGATAATGCGGGCGGGATTGAACCATCACTCCTTCAAAAAATATTTGATCCTTATTTTACAACCAAGCCTCAAGGTACTGGTTTCGGTCTTTATATGACTAAAATGATAGTGGAAAATATGAGCGGGATGGTATCTGTCGAAAACACCAGCAATGGAGCGAAATTCAGTTTATCTGTACCAAAGGCAGCAACCTTAATAGAAAAGGAATTTACCGCAACACTAGCGAACAAATAACTTTCGCTGGAAATGTTTTATTTTATATTTTTATACTTTGTAGGTAAAATAAAGTAAAATACTTGAGGAGTGAAGTTATGGCAATCGAAAACCCGAGTCTTGAAGAAATTGGAGCTATTTTAAAAAAATCTAAACGCATTGCCGTCGTTGGCTTAAGCAATAAACCTGATCGAACCTCTTACCAAGTTTCTAAAGTAATGCAGCAGGCAGGCTATGAGATTATTCCTGTCAATCCGGTCATTGATGAAGCGCTTGGTGTAAAGGCTATAGCCTCATTAAAAGATATTGAAGGGCATATCGACATTGTTAACGTATTCCGTCGTTCCGAACAATTGCTGGATGTGGCTAAAGAATTTCTTGAGGTAGATGCTGATGTTTTTTGGGCACAGCAGGGATTAGTAAATGAAGAAGCTTACGAATTATTAAAAGGTAAAGGATTCACCGTGATCATGGATCGTTGTATTAAAGTAATGCATGCTTTAACGAAGTAAAAATCTGGATGAAAAGCTGCCAAAATAATGCAGCTTTTTTTCGTTTTTATCCAAAATTTTCTAGTGAATCCGTTTGATTTTGAGATTGTTTTAAATTCGGTATTTGCCAAATCGAAATAAATCGCTAAAATATAGCATAGACGCTTCGAGAATATATGATAAAATGAATT
Above is a genomic segment from Neobacillus endophyticus containing:
- a CDS encoding AAA family ATPase → MTQQVNQPEIDNILMWEKELREYGTIANENQLIIALSEESDPSRLSRLFTIASQSRIKRISRDHVAEIWLENALKLDPSNRMAKEISLHSDWKKFRGFMAKLSFPPMRETDNRTAKKKMAEQYIKICQDFLNTSEEPLEDLQTKSNLASTIADQALFNKYQDLYELLRDAIEATASLLKAVEEYEQSIIGVFHTSTYLDNLKLCLTNVEEIKHKWLEIFSDKEPKVEPENHALDELNMLIGMDLVKNRVHDFYQFLKYQKQRKELGFKMKDELSLNMILTGNPGTGKTTIARLMAKIYHELGVLPREEVIEADRSHLVGSFVGQTEENVRSVVERSVGGVLFIDEAYSLKREGQSGNDYGQTAIDTLVSLMTGKEFGGKFAVILAGYPEEMRIFLQANPGLRSRFPQSNMIHLENYSMEELIQIAEKAAQDNDYFLTDDAKIEIAHRLEREQVDDTFGNARTVSNIILEAIFRKGSTVQGTDPKAIIHYMLLNKEDFQIQHVDRDESPNDLLENLIGMEALKAEMQKLISFVKIQQFRRNKGLPPVPIQLHSVFTGNPGTGKTTVAKIYAKLLKECGILKRGHLIVTSRADFVAGYVGQSAIKTKKKIREALGGVLFIDEAYSLLSQSAGDFGKEVIDTLVDEMTRHNENLVVVLAGYPDQMDELLESNPGLRSRFKKFFFFPDYPSEELLEIMNSYAESYQYKLTEEANELLKRLLNSESFSGNGRFATNTVDELIQVQAARLMTLSDNDALDEKAIYLDTDDVYAVFNKQLKLD
- a CDS encoding acyl-CoA thioesterase; the encoded protein is MDNHFVSTREIHLYYADTDMMGVIYHANYLKFFELGRTGLIEDLGFSYVGMEDSGYFAPVYDIQVTYRKPLRYGDKAYVHTWVDHNDGIKTIYGYQILNGNDELCAEGSSTHIIVKKDNFRPASFKKAFPEWYLKYEEIKKK
- the plsY gene encoding glycerol-3-phosphate 1-O-acyltransferase PlsY gives rise to the protein MIQIIIILVLAYLLGSIPSGLIIGKAFYNTDIRQHGSGNLGGTNTFRTLGVKAGLAVTLSDILKGTLAAALPMIFHQDLIPLVPGILAVIGHIYPIFAGFRGGKAVATSGGVILFCAPLLFITVIIAFFICLYISKYVSLSSMVAGVVGILYVIVMGFIQNFNIPLLVTIILLTSFVFYRHRANIKRIMNKTEPKIKWL
- a CDS encoding glycosyl hydrolase family 18 protein — translated: MVQIELSKKRRLSAKGIFFGLIAAFILVISAIFFLFYPFASTEKTVYFHGLNPIIYKGAQQGNALIEKNKVYIPLSFLKKDLDNSVIMDEQSKSIIITSNDKVVQLPLNSLKYYVNGKQKKIQQAPIITKDGDVFAELDLLLSIYPVQYKRLPESHAVWIQRAGEEYTNGTIAADSAKADWLRLRTSASVRTPYTAETSNHEPVFIEREKDGYYFVRKANGIGGYIKKDYVKTEDKVKINIAQTSVTYSLPKINGPLNLTWEAVYTKTPASSTLPVMPGINVVSPTWFSLASEKGAIKNKASLQYSKWAHQKGYQVWGAFSNSFDPGLTFQTLKNFENRQNIIRQLLRCSKQYQIQGINFDIENVNEEDGQLVTQLVKEAAPYFHAAGLIVSMDITFPSGDHNKWSSFYERSKLSQIADYLIVMAYDEHTSAVTGEGSVASLPWVESNLKNLLTEVPKEKLVLGVPLFSRLWKEQTNPDGSVHITSKAVSMDTAKSWLASKGIVPTYDKQSGQNYAQYSAPNEDTTYKIWLEDEMSLTKRVQLAEKYHLAGVASWSRNFGDQTAWTALTPETDKNMAKK
- a CDS encoding sensor histidine kinase, which translates into the protein MKLSENEKYYRDLAEKYENLSRILEKQLQEEIIKNKEKDQILIQHSRLAAMGEMVANISHQWRQPLNNLTLLLQDVREALEFGEIDDHYIDQFTREGMVIIKNMSQTINDFRRFYKPNKEKSAFSVGDSIVEALSIFSISLKKHGIQVEFKFGGQQIAYGYPNEYGLVVLNILSNARDAFVANTINNRKLIIKLSESEKFVSAEFIDNAGGIEPSLLQKIFDPYFTTKPQGTGFGLYMTKMIVENMSGMVSVENTSNGAKFSLSVPKAATLIEKEFTATLANK
- a CDS encoding CoA-binding protein: MAIENPSLEEIGAILKKSKRIAVVGLSNKPDRTSYQVSKVMQQAGYEIIPVNPVIDEALGVKAIASLKDIEGHIDIVNVFRRSEQLLDVAKEFLEVDADVFWAQQGLVNEEAYELLKGKGFTVIMDRCIKVMHALTK